A single region of the Streptococcus sanguinis genome encodes:
- the pepT gene encoding peptidase T — protein sequence MKYPNLLDRFLTYVKVNTRSDETSTTTPSTQSQVDFAKNVLIPEMKRVGLENVYYLPNGFAIGTLPANDPSFTRKIGFISHMDTADFNAENIQPQVIENYDGGVIPLGQSGFNLDPADFASLHKYKGQTLITTDGTTLLGADDKSGIAEIMTAIEYLSAHPEIKHGEIRVGFGPDEEIGIGADKFDAEDFDVDFAYTVDGGPLGELQYETFSAAGAELTFQGRNVHPGTAKDQMVNALQLAIDFHNQLPEADRPEKTDGYQGFYHLMNLTGTVEEAQASYIVRDFETEAFENRKAAMQAIADKMNQELGSERVILTLKDQYYNMKQVIEKDMTPIHIAKAVMESLDIQPVIEPIRGGTDGSKISFMGIPTPNLFAGGENMHGRFEYVSLETMECAVDTIIGIVSYQE from the coding sequence ATGAAATATCCTAATCTTTTAGACCGTTTTCTGACATATGTCAAGGTCAACACGCGCTCAGACGAGACATCTACTACTACACCCAGCACTCAGAGTCAGGTGGACTTTGCCAAAAATGTCCTCATCCCTGAGATGAAGCGGGTTGGCTTGGAAAATGTCTACTATCTACCCAACGGCTTTGCGATTGGAACTCTGCCAGCCAACGACCCTAGCTTTACCCGCAAGATTGGCTTTATTTCCCACATGGATACAGCAGATTTCAACGCAGAAAACATCCAGCCACAGGTCATTGAGAATTATGACGGTGGTGTGATTCCGCTGGGACAATCTGGCTTCAACTTAGATCCTGCTGACTTTGCCAGTCTCCATAAATACAAGGGCCAAACCCTGATTACGACTGACGGAACAACCCTTTTGGGAGCAGATGACAAGTCAGGTATTGCTGAGATCATGACTGCTATCGAATATCTGTCTGCCCATCCAGAAATCAAGCATGGAGAAATCCGAGTTGGCTTTGGACCAGATGAGGAAATCGGTATCGGTGCTGATAAGTTTGACGCAGAAGACTTTGATGTGGACTTTGCCTACACAGTAGATGGCGGCCCTCTAGGAGAACTCCAGTACGAAACCTTTAGCGCTGCTGGAGCAGAACTGACCTTCCAAGGCCGCAATGTCCATCCAGGGACTGCTAAAGACCAGATGGTCAATGCTCTCCAGCTGGCTATTGACTTCCACAACCAACTGCCAGAAGCCGACCGACCAGAGAAGACAGATGGCTACCAAGGCTTCTACCACCTGATGAACCTGACCGGGACTGTCGAAGAAGCTCAAGCTAGCTATATTGTCCGCGACTTTGAGACAGAGGCTTTTGAAAATCGCAAAGCTGCTATGCAGGCCATCGCTGATAAGATGAACCAAGAGCTGGGCAGCGAGCGCGTTATATTGACCCTCAAAGACCAGTATTACAACATGAAGCAGGTCATTGAAAAGGACATGACACCTATCCATATCGCCAAGGCAGTCATGGAAAGTCTGGATATCCAGCCTGTCATCGAGCCTATCCGTGGCGGAACTGACGGCTCTAAAATTTCCTTTATGGGCATCCCGACACCTAACCTCTTTGCCGGCGGTGAAAACATGCACGGCCGCTTCGAATATGTCAGCCTAGAAACCATGGAATGCGCTGTCGATACCATCATCGGAATTGTTTCCTATCAAGAGTAA
- a CDS encoding Cof-type HAD-IIB family hydrolase, with protein MIKILALDMDGTLLNRKKEIPQAHIEALHRAIEKGVKLVLCTGRPLVGVKPYYDKLGLAQENEYVIVDNGCATHQTSDWSLVDWQELSGQDIRYLYSLSENSPVQLTLFDEEHYFVVGEKASPYVANDASLVFTTPTEISLEEACSGQHRMFQAMFLGSQEQVDAFEADFGQEICQRFSGVRSQPVIYEAMPSGVTKAFALERLAKQLDVKPQEIMAIGDANNDIEMLEYAGLGVAMGNASDHVKSLADAVTDSCEENGVATAIEKYILNS; from the coding sequence ATGATTAAAATTCTTGCACTTGATATGGACGGCACCTTGCTCAACAGAAAAAAAGAAATTCCCCAGGCTCACATCGAAGCTCTGCACCGAGCTATTGAAAAAGGAGTCAAATTGGTTCTCTGCACAGGCCGTCCCTTGGTTGGCGTCAAGCCCTATTATGACAAGCTGGGCCTTGCACAAGAAAACGAATATGTCATCGTGGACAATGGCTGCGCTACACACCAGACCAGCGACTGGAGTCTGGTGGACTGGCAAGAGCTGAGCGGTCAGGATATTCGCTATCTCTACAGCCTGTCTGAAAACAGCCCTGTCCAGCTGACTCTATTTGATGAAGAGCATTATTTCGTCGTCGGAGAAAAAGCCAGTCCCTATGTCGCGAATGATGCTAGCCTGGTCTTCACCACTCCAACCGAGATTAGTCTGGAAGAGGCTTGCAGCGGTCAACACAGAATGTTTCAAGCCATGTTTTTAGGCAGCCAAGAGCAGGTAGATGCTTTTGAAGCCGACTTTGGCCAAGAAATCTGCCAGCGTTTCAGTGGTGTTCGCTCTCAGCCGGTCATTTACGAGGCTATGCCGTCTGGTGTGACCAAAGCCTTCGCCCTAGAGCGATTGGCTAAACAATTAGACGTTAAGCCTCAGGAAATCATGGCAATCGGTGATGCCAACAACGACATCGAGATGCTGGAATATGCAGGCCTCGGTGTTGCCATGGGCAATGCTTCTGACCATGTCAAAAGCCTAGCTGATGCCGTCACAGACAGCTGTGAGGAAAATGGGGTCGCTACAGCTATCGAGAAGTATATTTTGAATTCGTAA
- a CDS encoding TIGR02328 family protein translates to MRLWHQDLIEKLPRQQLLGQHRECAALRGRGWGKPHATVNYVFEHSPYCLYAYHLLIMEEMQRRGYQPDSLWLDKEYRGKTCPPYQELQAEELEHPIYPEHDAAYLQECLENLKEKGIDIV, encoded by the coding sequence GTGAGACTTTGGCACCAAGATTTGATTGAAAAACTTCCGCGCCAGCAGCTTTTAGGCCAGCACCGAGAGTGTGCAGCCTTACGTGGACGAGGTTGGGGCAAGCCGCATGCGACGGTCAACTATGTTTTTGAGCACAGCCCTTATTGCCTCTATGCTTATCACCTGCTGATTATGGAGGAGATGCAACGACGGGGCTATCAGCCGGATAGCCTTTGGCTGGACAAGGAATACCGTGGCAAAACCTGCCCACCCTACCAGGAGTTGCAAGCTGAGGAGCTCGAACATCCCATTTATCCGGAGCATGACGCAGCCTATCTGCAAGAATGCCTGGAAAATCTCAAAGAGAAGGGGATAGATATTGTCTGA
- the hemH gene encoding ferrochelatase produces MKKAILMMTFGSPEEISFEGVAEFFTNIRRGVRPQDHEIQTLYDNYVLIGGTPLQRISLEEVEKVRQRLSGDYAVYFANKFSRPFITDVIEQMEEDGIEDCICLILEPHFSYYSVMGYEKFIQSDSIRFNIIKEWYQEEAILDYWAEELRKILTEEVGEETFKIFFSAHSVPILALDFGDPYIDQIYDNARLIAERLGLTEEDYLNVWQSESDIGLPWIKPDVLDYMRQQETHPQHYIFVPISFISEHIEVLFDNDVECKELCDDLGVAYHRPPMPNADDRLIDALIQTIRRHEHEPFKECFPEEETFDELQPSEESSQILAEDEELKMPDFVKKLIEKKGRENVKMPYFVKKMLEKAGKLPKS; encoded by the coding sequence ATGAAGAAAGCAATTCTAATGATGACTTTTGGCTCGCCAGAGGAGATTAGCTTTGAGGGAGTGGCTGAATTTTTTACCAACATTCGCCGCGGTGTCAGGCCGCAAGACCATGAAATTCAGACCCTCTATGATAACTATGTCCTCATTGGTGGAACGCCTCTGCAGCGTATCAGTCTAGAAGAGGTGGAAAAGGTCCGTCAGCGTTTATCTGGTGATTATGCGGTTTATTTTGCCAATAAATTCTCACGTCCTTTTATCACAGATGTGATTGAGCAGATGGAAGAGGATGGTATTGAGGATTGTATCTGTTTGATTCTAGAGCCGCATTTTTCTTACTATTCTGTCATGGGCTATGAGAAGTTTATCCAGAGTGATTCCATCCGCTTTAATATCATTAAGGAATGGTATCAGGAAGAAGCTATTCTTGATTATTGGGCAGAGGAGCTGAGAAAGATTCTTACAGAAGAGGTTGGAGAAGAGACCTTCAAGATTTTCTTCTCAGCCCACAGTGTGCCTATTCTGGCCTTGGATTTCGGAGATCCTTACATTGATCAGATCTATGACAATGCCCGCTTGATTGCTGAAAGGTTAGGTCTGACAGAAGAGGATTATCTCAATGTTTGGCAGAGTGAGAGTGACATCGGACTCCCTTGGATCAAACCTGACGTTCTGGACTACATGCGCCAGCAAGAAACACATCCGCAGCATTATATTTTTGTGCCGATTAGCTTTATCAGTGAGCATATAGAGGTCCTTTTTGATAATGACGTGGAGTGCAAGGAACTTTGCGATGATCTGGGTGTTGCTTATCACAGACCGCCTATGCCCAATGCAGACGACCGGCTAATTGATGCCCTGATTCAAACTATCCGCCGCCATGAGCATGAACCCTTCAAAGAATGTTTTCCAGAAGAAGAAACCTTCGATGAATTGCAGCCGTCGGAGGAGAGCAGCCAGATTCTTGCAGAGGATGAAGAGCTGAAAATGCCAGATTTCGTCAAGAAACTGATTGAGAAAAAAGGGCGCGAGAATGTTAAGATGCCATATTTTGTCAAGAAAATGCTGGAGAAAGCAGGAAAGCTGCCCAAGAGCTGA
- a CDS encoding YkgJ family cysteine cluster protein — MTQEIDLEKYHQLALQKQKEHRKFLASLKKRPPKNLDKLAQQIHDEVFEEIDCTACANCCKTLGPDFKEADIVRIAKYFKMKLPAFEEEFLQVDEDGDKVFKAMPCPFLGGDNLCSIYDVRPKACREFPHTDRKKIHQINHLTIKNTLTCPAAYLFVEKLRDRL; from the coding sequence ATGACTCAAGAAATCGACCTTGAAAAGTACCATCAGTTAGCTCTGCAGAAGCAGAAAGAGCATCGAAAATTTTTAGCCAGTCTCAAGAAGAGACCACCAAAAAACCTTGATAAACTAGCCCAGCAAATCCATGATGAGGTCTTTGAGGAGATTGACTGTACAGCCTGCGCCAATTGCTGTAAAACTCTGGGGCCGGACTTTAAGGAAGCCGACATTGTCCGCATTGCCAAGTATTTCAAGATGAAGCTGCCGGCTTTTGAAGAGGAATTTCTGCAGGTGGACGAAGACGGTGACAAGGTTTTCAAGGCCATGCCTTGTCCTTTTTTAGGTGGAGACAATCTCTGCTCAATCTATGATGTCCGTCCCAAGGCCTGCCGTGAGTTCCCTCACACAGACCGTAAGAAGATTCATCAGATTAATCATCTGACAATCAAAAATACCCTGACCTGTCCTGCGGCTTATCTCTTTGTGGAGAAGCTGAGGGATAGATTGTAG
- the lepA gene encoding translation elongation factor 4: protein MNLEDLKKRQEKIRNFSIIAHIDHGKSTLADRILEATETVSSREMQAQLLDSMDLERERGITIKLNAIELNYTAKDGETYIFHLIDTPGHVDFTYEVSRSLAACEGAILVVDAAQGIEAQTLANVYLALDNDLEILPVINKIDLPAADPERVRTEIEDVIGLDASEAVLASAKAGIGIEEILEQIVEKVPAPTGNVEAPLKALIFDSVYDAYRGVILQVRVMDGMVKPGDTIQLMSNGKTFDVTEVGIFTPKAIGRDFLATGDVGYIAASIKTVQDTRVGDTVTLADNPAAEPLAGYKQMNPMVFAGLYPIESNKYNDLREALEKLQLNDASLQFEPETSQALGFGFRCGFLGLLHMDVIQERLEREFNIDLIMTAPSVIYKVNMTDGASIDVSNPSEFPDPTKIDSIEEPYVKAQIMVPQEFVGAVMELAQRKRGDFVTMDYIDDNRVNVIYQIPLAEIVFDFFDKLKSSTRGYASFDYEISEYRSSKLVKMDILLNGDKVDALSFIVHKEFAYERGKLIVDKLKKIIPRQQFEVPIQAAIGQKIVARTDIKALRKNVLAKCYGGDVSRKRKLLEKQKAGKKRMKAIGSVEVPQEAFLSVLSMDEE from the coding sequence ATGAATTTAGAAGATTTGAAAAAACGTCAGGAGAAGATCCGCAATTTCTCCATCATTGCCCACATTGACCACGGGAAATCAACCTTGGCTGACCGGATTTTGGAGGCGACGGAGACGGTTTCCAGCCGGGAAATGCAGGCCCAACTCTTGGATAGCATGGACTTGGAACGGGAGCGCGGTATCACCATTAAGCTCAATGCTATCGAGCTCAATTATACCGCCAAGGACGGCGAAACCTATATCTTCCACTTGATTGACACGCCAGGACACGTAGACTTTACTTATGAGGTATCGCGGTCGCTGGCGGCCTGTGAAGGGGCGATTCTGGTCGTGGATGCGGCTCAGGGAATTGAAGCTCAGACCTTAGCCAATGTTTATCTAGCGCTGGACAATGACTTGGAAATCCTGCCAGTTATCAATAAGATTGACCTGCCAGCTGCGGACCCAGAGCGGGTGCGGACAGAAATCGAAGACGTGATTGGGTTGGATGCAAGCGAAGCCGTGTTGGCTTCTGCCAAGGCTGGCATCGGAATTGAGGAAATTCTAGAGCAGATTGTGGAAAAAGTTCCAGCACCGACTGGAAATGTAGAAGCACCGCTCAAGGCCTTGATTTTTGACTCGGTCTATGACGCCTATCGTGGGGTAATTCTGCAGGTGCGGGTGATGGATGGTATGGTCAAGCCGGGAGATACCATTCAGCTCATGAGCAATGGCAAGACCTTTGACGTGACTGAGGTCGGCATCTTTACGCCCAAGGCCATTGGTCGTGATTTCCTAGCGACAGGGGATGTTGGTTATATCGCAGCCTCTATCAAGACGGTACAGGATACCCGGGTCGGGGATACAGTGACCTTGGCGGACAATCCGGCTGCAGAGCCACTAGCTGGCTACAAGCAGATGAACCCGATGGTCTTCGCTGGTCTCTATCCGATTGAGTCCAATAAATATAATGACCTGCGTGAGGCACTTGAAAAGCTTCAGCTAAACGATGCCAGTCTGCAGTTTGAGCCAGAAACATCTCAAGCCCTTGGTTTTGGTTTTCGCTGTGGCTTCTTGGGCTTGCTTCACATGGACGTCATTCAGGAACGTTTGGAGCGTGAGTTTAATATTGATCTGATTATGACGGCGCCATCCGTTATCTATAAGGTCAATATGACAGATGGGGCTTCAATTGATGTGTCCAATCCGAGCGAGTTTCCGGACCCGACCAAGATTGATTCCATCGAGGAGCCTTATGTCAAGGCGCAGATTATGGTGCCGCAGGAATTTGTCGGTGCGGTGATGGAGTTGGCCCAGCGCAAGCGCGGTGACTTTGTGACTATGGACTACATCGATGATAATCGGGTCAATGTCATCTATCAGATCCCGCTTGCTGAAATCGTCTTTGACTTCTTTGACAAGCTCAAGTCCTCTACTCGTGGCTATGCTAGCTTTGACTACGAAATCTCTGAGTATCGCTCGTCCAAGCTGGTTAAGATGGATATTCTCCTCAATGGCGACAAGGTGGATGCTCTCAGCTTCATTGTTCACAAGGAATTTGCTTATGAGCGCGGTAAGCTGATTGTAGACAAGCTCAAGAAAATCATTCCTCGTCAGCAGTTTGAAGTACCTATTCAAGCCGCTATCGGACAGAAAATCGTGGCTCGGACAGACATCAAGGCCTTGCGTAAGAATGTCTTGGCCAAGTGTTATGGTGGTGACGTTTCTCGTAAGCGCAAACTCTTAGAAAAACAAAAAGCCGGTAAAAAACGGATGAAAGCTATCGGTTCTGTCGAAGTCCCACAAGAAGCCTTCCTCAGTGTCCTGAGTATGGATGAGGAATAA
- a CDS encoding NADPH-dependent F420 reductase, with the protein MASITIFGQGNMGQAIASVFTSGGHEVDFVGKEGLTKRAGDIVVLAVPYAAIASILEANKAALAGKILVDISNPVNFENMDELLTPAGSSAAEEIAKLIPEARVVKAFNTNFAATIASKQVSDKERTTVQLASDDQEAKKILAGYIQEGGLDTIDAGELKRARELEAMGFLQITLAAHEKINWTAGFAVIK; encoded by the coding sequence ATGGCAAGCATTACAATTTTTGGACAAGGAAATATGGGACAAGCAATCGCAAGTGTATTCACTTCAGGTGGACATGAAGTTGATTTTGTAGGGAAAGAAGGTCTTACAAAACGTGCGGGTGATATTGTTGTATTGGCTGTTCCATACGCCGCAATTGCAAGCATTCTTGAAGCTAATAAAGCAGCGCTCGCTGGAAAAATCTTAGTAGATATTTCTAACCCTGTAAACTTTGAGAATATGGATGAATTGCTTACACCGGCTGGGAGTTCAGCAGCAGAAGAAATTGCTAAGTTAATTCCTGAAGCTCGTGTGGTCAAAGCCTTTAACACAAATTTTGCGGCGACAATTGCTTCGAAACAAGTCTCTGATAAAGAAAGAACAACTGTTCAATTGGCTTCGGATGACCAAGAAGCTAAGAAGATTCTTGCTGGATATATCCAAGAAGGTGGTTTAGATACGATTGATGCGGGCGAGCTCAAACGTGCTCGTGAATTAGAGGCAATGGGTTTCTTGCAAATAACACTTGCTGCACATGAGAAAATCAACTGGACAGCTGGTTTTGCTGTTATTAAATAA
- a CDS encoding glycosyltransferase: protein MTGLEKVIKIDVISVPFSGHLLPTLTLVKPLLTDPRFRIRVITGCQKKELVEEIGFDCLALFPERPTVMEDIANTPQQSNLLIAYQQFRANSRLIPEVIDELNRIWQEGGKPDLVIADFVASPAGLISDCFGIPWITTIPSPVAIECRTTTPTYLGGWKPHQGALYKFRDALGRQVIRCGKKMAFALVRKSLGDYQDFKLYREDGTEAIYSPYSILALGMKELEFRDDFPKHLRWVGYKCLSFDRLPEAHESYFETDKKRVLVTCGTHLKWEKERMVERAKKLSLLYPDYLFYVTLGEASGLGNVPRKLAENLLLFDYLPYTDILDKIDFAIHHAGTGIMMACIEHEIPSLILPQDYDQFDNAVRAELAQVGLVARRKTDAEVLRIFKELTNRPDWSQLKTLAQQSKEYQPTEILYQELGRLLKVDL from the coding sequence ATGACTGGATTAGAAAAAGTGATAAAGATTGATGTGATTAGTGTGCCATTTAGTGGGCATTTGCTGCCTACTTTGACCTTAGTCAAGCCTCTGCTGACGGATCCGCGTTTTCGGATTCGGGTCATCACTGGCTGCCAAAAGAAAGAGCTAGTAGAGGAAATTGGTTTTGACTGTCTGGCTCTCTTTCCAGAAAGACCGACAGTGATGGAAGACATCGCCAATACTCCGCAGCAAAGCAATCTTTTGATTGCCTATCAGCAGTTTCGGGCCAATTCCAGACTAATTCCAGAAGTTATAGATGAGTTAAATCGAATTTGGCAAGAGGGTGGTAAACCGGATTTGGTCATAGCGGATTTTGTTGCTTCCCCAGCAGGCCTGATTTCTGATTGCTTTGGCATCCCTTGGATAACCACGATTCCGAGTCCGGTTGCGATTGAGTGCCGGACGACAACGCCGACCTATTTGGGAGGATGGAAACCTCATCAGGGTGCCTTATACAAGTTCAGAGATGCCTTGGGCAGGCAAGTTATTCGCTGTGGAAAGAAAATGGCCTTTGCCTTGGTCCGGAAGAGTTTGGGAGACTATCAAGATTTTAAACTCTATCGGGAAGACGGCACAGAAGCTATTTATTCGCCTTACTCTATCTTGGCTTTGGGCATGAAAGAGCTGGAGTTTCGAGATGATTTTCCTAAGCATCTTCGCTGGGTTGGCTACAAATGCCTGTCCTTTGATCGTCTGCCTGAAGCACATGAGTCTTATTTTGAGACCGATAAGAAGCGGGTTTTAGTGACTTGCGGTACGCATTTGAAATGGGAGAAGGAGCGCATGGTGGAGCGGGCGAAAAAACTGAGCCTACTCTACCCAGATTACCTCTTTTACGTCACCTTGGGAGAAGCTAGTGGCTTGGGAAATGTTCCTCGCAAACTGGCGGAAAACCTGCTGCTCTTTGACTATCTGCCTTATACAGATATTCTGGATAAGATAGATTTTGCCATTCACCATGCGGGGACGGGTATCATGATGGCCTGTATTGAGCATGAGATTCCCAGTCTCATTTTGCCGCAGGATTATGATCAGTTTGATAATGCCGTTCGTGCTGAGCTAGCCCAAGTAGGGCTGGTAGCTCGTAGAAAGACCGATGCTGAAGTGCTGCGCATTTTTAAGGAATTGACAAATCGCCCGGACTGGTCTCAGTTGAAAACTCTTGCCCAGCAAAGCAAAGAATATCAGCCTACAGAAATTCTCTATCAAGAGCTGGGGCGGCTGCTTAAGGTTGATTTATAA
- a CDS encoding SDR family NAD(P)-dependent oxidoreductase, which produces MQMEKTISKAVILGASGGVGRQLARELAQRTDQLVLVGRDEAKLTQLQEDLSGVRAKLSYRVLDLLDAAAVDDFAQQLEADLLINCCGLANFGPTLSLSEAAENALWQVNYQAPIRLIKQVAERNCKIRLVQLSSLAALCPHPYLAAYSASKAALQTYCLALQEEMRLKGSEMRVCLYILGPVRTAIFPPELQDALGGDQLQMSPVIAARRIIRLLQQGRSYAIVGMRYRLLAWLMKLLPQRWIIRLIGAYLRKGL; this is translated from the coding sequence ATGCAAATGGAAAAAACAATCAGCAAAGCTGTGATTTTGGGGGCTTCGGGAGGTGTAGGTCGTCAGCTGGCTAGAGAACTGGCTCAAAGGACAGACCAGCTTGTTTTGGTTGGCAGAGATGAAGCTAAGCTCACTCAGTTGCAAGAGGACTTGTCTGGAGTTAGAGCTAAGCTTTCCTACAGAGTTTTGGATTTGCTGGATGCAGCTGCGGTGGACGATTTTGCTCAGCAGCTAGAGGCAGATCTACTGATTAATTGCTGCGGTCTGGCTAATTTTGGTCCAACGCTATCTCTTTCGGAAGCTGCTGAAAATGCCCTCTGGCAGGTCAATTACCAAGCACCGATTCGGCTGATCAAGCAAGTTGCGGAGCGCAATTGCAAGATAAGACTTGTCCAGCTTTCATCACTAGCGGCACTTTGTCCCCATCCTTATCTGGCAGCTTACAGCGCCAGTAAGGCCGCTTTGCAGACTTACTGTCTAGCCTTGCAAGAAGAGATGCGCCTCAAAGGCTCTGAAATGAGAGTTTGTCTTTATATACTGGGACCGGTTCGGACTGCCATCTTTCCTCCAGAGCTGCAGGATGCTTTGGGTGGTGATCAATTACAGATGAGTCCAGTTATAGCGGCACGGCGCATCATTAGACTGCTCCAGCAAGGCCGTTCCTATGCTATAGTGGGCATGAGATATCGACTACTGGCTTGGCTCATGAAGCTACTTCCGCAAAGATGGATTATCCGTTTGATTGGCGCATATCTACGAAAGGGGCTTTGA
- a CDS encoding glycosyltransferase, producing MKFIFSLLAAAYLLLFILRWLLSLAYLKKGQSSSSDFQEELYTVVQPILSGDPRLENDLLANLQQTEAVEFYWLIDQSDSEAQRVADKICQNPSYAQRIRVFLMEDVPQGINPKSYKIEQIIDELTRPYLIVLDDDSVIDFSKMGELTDHLGENVILTGIPYNQERSNFWSKLVAAFVNGNSFVTYFTMAEVKANHSINGMFYILPLELAREQRLFSAIKDYLCDDLAVADFLRSKGVEIIQTRVTCNVRTTIKDAKRYLLQMKRWLLFSSIYLKEHLDWKVIILIALPSFLPLPALLISFILSWPFVLLALLLLLVKAVWMLAYRRLILTTQPHPDEVFYEVLNDLLLPLLFLYVLLSPRVINWRGRKIRVTDGKIRYE from the coding sequence ATGAAATTTATTTTTTCCCTGCTGGCTGCTGCCTATTTGCTTCTCTTTATCTTGCGTTGGCTCTTGTCTTTGGCTTATTTGAAAAAAGGGCAGAGCTCTTCATCAGACTTTCAAGAGGAGCTTTATACGGTGGTCCAGCCCATCCTATCTGGTGACCCCCGTTTGGAAAATGATTTACTAGCCAATCTCCAACAGACAGAAGCAGTTGAGTTTTACTGGCTGATTGATCAGTCTGACTCAGAGGCGCAGCGAGTGGCTGACAAGATTTGTCAAAATCCTTCCTATGCCCAGCGCATTCGCGTTTTTCTCATGGAGGATGTCCCTCAGGGGATTAATCCTAAGAGTTATAAGATTGAGCAGATTATAGATGAGCTGACCCGGCCATATCTGATTGTTCTCGACGACGACAGTGTCATTGATTTTTCAAAAATGGGAGAATTGACAGACCATCTGGGTGAGAATGTTATTTTGACCGGTATTCCCTATAATCAGGAACGAAGCAATTTCTGGTCCAAGCTAGTGGCAGCTTTTGTCAATGGAAATTCTTTCGTTACTTATTTTACCATGGCAGAAGTCAAAGCCAATCACTCGATTAATGGAATGTTCTACATTCTGCCACTTGAACTAGCTAGGGAACAGAGGCTCTTCAGTGCTATTAAAGACTATCTATGTGATGATTTGGCTGTGGCTGATTTTCTGCGCAGCAAGGGAGTGGAGATTATCCAGACGCGGGTGACCTGTAATGTTCGGACTACTATCAAGGATGCCAAGCGATATTTGCTGCAGATGAAGCGTTGGCTGCTTTTTAGCTCTATCTATCTGAAGGAGCACTTGGACTGGAAGGTTATTATTTTAATTGCTCTGCCTAGTTTTCTGCCCCTTCCTGCTTTGCTCATCAGTTTCATTCTTAGCTGGCCTTTTGTGCTGCTGGCTTTGCTTTTGCTCTTGGTTAAGGCGGTTTGGATGCTGGCTTATCGTCGCCTTATCCTAACTACTCAACCGCATCCTGATGAAGTGTTTTACGAAGTGCTGAATGATTTACTCTTGCCTTTGCTTTTCCTCTATGTTTTGCTTAGTCCGCGGGTGATTAACTGGCGGGGAAGGAAGATTCGAGTGACGGATGGGAAAATCCGCTATGAGTAA
- the pnuC gene encoding nicotinamide riboside transporter PnuC has protein sequence MNTYIQKKIANMKLTLSEMSGGYKRMVTSMKKLGFSGTLKLIWDDLFAHRSLGQWVYLLILGSFPLWLELIYEHRIVDWTGMICSLTGIICVIFVSEGRASNYLFGLINSVIYLILALQKGFYGEVLTTLYFTIMQPIGLLVWIYQGQFKKEKQEFVARKLDAKGWTKYLSLSMLWWLVFGLIYQSVGANRPYRDSITDATNGVGQILMTAVYREQWIFWAATNIFSIYLWWGESLQIQGKYLIYLINSLVGWYQWNKAAKKA, from the coding sequence ATGAATACTTATATCCAAAAGAAAATCGCAAACATGAAGCTGACGCTTTCTGAAATGTCTGGTGGCTATAAACGAATGGTGACTAGTATGAAGAAGCTCGGCTTTTCTGGTACCTTGAAACTTATCTGGGACGATTTGTTTGCTCATCGCAGTCTAGGTCAATGGGTTTATCTCTTGATTCTAGGGAGTTTTCCGCTCTGGCTGGAGCTGATATATGAACATCGCATCGTGGATTGGACGGGGATGATTTGCAGTCTGACTGGGATTATCTGTGTAATCTTCGTTTCTGAAGGACGGGCTAGCAATTACCTCTTTGGTTTGATTAATTCTGTGATTTACTTGATTTTGGCCTTGCAGAAAGGCTTCTATGGCGAGGTCCTGACGACTCTTTACTTTACCATCATGCAGCCAATTGGACTCTTGGTGTGGATTTACCAAGGTCAGTTTAAAAAAGAAAAGCAAGAGTTTGTTGCTCGTAAGCTAGATGCCAAAGGATGGACAAAGTATCTATCGCTCAGTATGCTTTGGTGGTTGGTCTTTGGCTTGATTTATCAGTCTGTGGGGGCTAATCGTCCTTATCGTGATTCAATCACAGATGCGACAAATGGTGTAGGGCAAATCTTGATGACGGCTGTTTATCGTGAACAGTGGATTTTCTGGGCAGCGACCAATATTTTTTCTATTTACCTCTGGTGGGGTGAGAGTCTTCAGATTCAAGGGAAATATTTGATCTATTTAATCAACAGTTTGGTCGGATGGTACCAGTGGAATAAGGCTGCTAAAAAAGCATAG